One Acutalibacter muris DNA window includes the following coding sequences:
- a CDS encoding DUF3737 family protein: MTIVENKTFDEERALYGSVNLVVKNCRFDGPADGESAFKECRDIRTEDCFFNLRYPFWHDEGAVINSCEMTELCRAALWYSHHVEITGSKLHGIKALRECAEVKMQDCHIVSPEFGWSVHGLEMRDCKAESEYFMMRSDKLNFDNVTLKGKYSFQYLEDSVFENCNFDTKDAFWHAKNVTVKSSVIKGEYLAWYCENVTFVNCKIIGTQPLCYCKGLKLVDCEMIDTDLSFERSEVEATLTAPIVSIKNPLSGHIYVPCVGEIIRDDPKSMGEVIVTKCRCA, translated from the coding sequence ATGACAATAGTAGAGAACAAGACCTTTGACGAAGAGCGCGCACTGTACGGCAGCGTGAATCTTGTTGTAAAAAACTGCCGCTTTGACGGGCCGGCGGACGGAGAGAGCGCTTTTAAGGAATGCCGGGATATCCGGACTGAGGACTGCTTTTTTAACCTGCGCTATCCCTTCTGGCACGACGAAGGGGCGGTTATCAACAGCTGTGAAATGACCGAGCTCTGCCGCGCCGCCCTCTGGTACTCCCATCATGTGGAGATAACTGGCAGCAAGCTCCACGGCATAAAGGCCCTTAGGGAGTGCGCGGAGGTTAAAATGCAGGACTGCCACATTGTGTCGCCGGAGTTTGGCTGGTCTGTCCATGGCCTTGAGATGCGGGACTGCAAGGCCGAGAGCGAGTATTTTATGATGCGCTCAGATAAGCTGAATTTTGACAACGTGACGCTTAAGGGGAAATACTCCTTCCAGTACCTCGAGGACTCCGTGTTTGAAAACTGCAATTTCGACACCAAGGACGCTTTCTGGCACGCAAAGAACGTTACCGTAAAAAGCAGCGTTATAAAGGGCGAATACCTGGCCTGGTACTGCGAAAACGTCACCTTTGTGAATTGCAAGATAATCGGCACCCAGCCCCTATGCTACTGTAAGGGCCTAAAGCTTGTCGACTGCGAGATGATTGATACAGATCTCAGCTTCGAGCGCTCAGAGGTAGAGGCCACGCTGACCGCGCCCATTGTAAGCATAAAGAACCCACTTTCCGGCCATATATATGTTCCGTGCGTTGGGGAGATTATCCGGGATGACCCCAAGTCCATGGGGGAGGTCATAGTCACAAAGTGCCGTTGTGCATGA